In Lathyrus oleraceus cultivar Zhongwan6 chromosome 2, CAAS_Psat_ZW6_1.0, whole genome shotgun sequence, the DNA window AAACATAGGAAAAGTATAAGAAAGGTAAGAAAGATACCAAGCAGACAGTGAGTTAATCAACAAACCAAATTTTTGATGAATTAGACCAATCTTCAGGAACCAAGGAGGGAGAATTTTTTTGCATACAAGCTTGTTAAAGGAAGAGAAATAAAGTCAATAGATCTAGGTAAAGTGAAGTTAAagatgaagaaaataaagtcTTAGTTCGAGAAAAATATAAAGGATAAGTGAAAGACGTATTTCTACAATTTATTTAATGAAGAATATGATATCTCACAGGACTTTAACAGACTTGACACTAGAGAAGAAGATCGAAACTATATTTACTACCGTCAAAATAAAAAAAGAGAGTAAAAGAAACGTTAGAAATGATGATTAACAATAAGTGGTTGAGTCAAACAACAAACATATTAAAATGTGGAAAATTCTTTGAGATATAGGCATTAATTTACGGACGAGACTATTCAACAAAGTTATAAGGTCAAAGTAAATGTTCGATGAATGAATAAGAAGCACTTTAGTTTCAATCTATAAGAACAAGATAGATGTACACAATTATGCAAATTATATGAGGGTTAAAATTATGACTCATACCATGAAGTTATGGGAAAAACGTGATTGGACGAAAACTAAGGAAAATAGTTTAGTTCCAATCTATAAGAACAAAATGGATATACAAAATTGTGCAAATTATATGGGGGTTAAAATTATGAATCATACCATGAAGTTTCGGGAAAAAAAAAGATTGAACAGAGACTAAGAAAATAGACTTAAATTATTGAGAATCAATTTGGTTTTATGTTGGGGAGGTCAACCATAGAAGTGATCTATCTACTGCGACATGTGATAGATTGCTTATAGAGAGAGTTCGTGGAAATTTCTAAAGAAGAAAAATATTATGATTACCTATATTTGATTATCCAAAATATGTATGAAGAGATATCGACTAGTGTGCACACGCACAAGGTGGAGAGATAGACGACTCTTCATTGCAAAGAATTTTCTATCTTTAATAGAAAACTTTccaatataaaaaaaaaaaattcaacacTTTTTGTTGTTTGGAAAAAaatttttttactatttttttatattataatATGATCTGCACCAAGTTTCAATTCTAAGTCCATATATTTTTACTTTAATTTTGGATGTACTCACATAATACATCCAAAAACTAACACTGAGATGTATACTTTTTATATATGACACATACCTACTTGTAGAATTGAAAGATGATTCAAATGAAAGGTTGAATACTTCGAGATGATTCTTAAAAACACATGACTTTTGTCTAAGCATAAGTAATATAAAATATATGAAGTGTGAATTCAGCAAAAGAAGAAACATGTTTAACCGAGAGGTAAAAGTTGAATACCATATCATCCTATAAGTTACACAGTTTAAATATCTTGGATCTGTAATATAAAATGATTGAGAAATAAATAGAATGGGTGTAAATCATCAGATTCAAGTCGAGTGTCTGAAACGGAGGAGGACCTCGAGGATTTTATGTGACACATAAATACTACTCAAGCTGAAGAAACATTTTTTATTGGACATTAGTCAGACTTGCAATATTGTACGAGACAAAATGTTGGACGATTAAAAATTAACACAAGAATAAAGTAAGTGTAGCAACGATAATGATGTTGTATTGGATGTGTGGTAAGACTAAacataataaaattaaaaatgatAATATTCGAAAGTATTGAGGTAGCAACTATAGTATAATCAATGATAAAAAATTTGGACATCTAAAAAAAACACTTAGATTATGTTCTAAAGGAAATAAATTATATGAAGATGAGTTAAACAATTAGAAGAagatgaaaaattaaaaaatatatatgaaaaactattaaaaaaaatatattaaaattacaaaaaattaataaaatattatagCAGAAATTAATCCATATATTATATCCCCTTATTTGTAGGAATCAATTTCAAATACATCAATCATGCAAACTAAACATATGCACACATTTTTTATAAGAATTAATTTTACcaataaattaatttaaaatcAATTTTCACAAACTCCAACACACTCTCATAGTTCGAACCCAATCCTAAATATgtgattttttttcaaaataaccaaatttttcaaaaaaaaatctgaaataaccaaattttaaaaaaaaatcaaaataaccAAGTTTGATAGAGGATGCGCCAGATGGATTGGCGCACCCCCATACCAATAAGAGGAGGCGCCAGTAGCATTGgcgcacatgcattgggcctcatgaggagacGACAATGCTTGTGGCGCCTGCATTGGCCCTCATGAGGAAGCGCCAATGCCTCTGGCGCCTGTGTGTATTTTAAATGGtgggtgtatgcgccaattcatttggcgcatacaccccctcatatttttttaatttttttaatttttaattttaattttaatttttttagttatttaattttttttattttttttatttttaatatttaatatttaatatttattatttaatacataAGAAATAATAATGAAAAAGTAAATTCATTAAATATGTAATAATTAGTTACATTGAACAGACAAAAAACTAATGACccgcccgattataacgtccctCGGTTCCATATCccggtgcgttagtttgtctccgaggtctcccacgattttcttgaggtgtttgtggtctttgggtgctgacctgatcgagcgatggctggTTGGAAGGTTTCGCGGAAGTTCCggcggtatttgacagatgtgtcatcatttgctcccaatattcggaggggctctggccaacggcgcttccgtaatggagttcgtTGCCCATGTCACCGTAGTTAGggcgttggggttgggtgaattaCGGACcgtatagttgcccaaattgggccaTTGAGTCATTTTAAAAATGAAGCAATGGTTcttggggcgtactatagttaaacattggttgggtgttcattggtggggggctacgatgaagtgactcatatgaatcatctgggctatagacggttgtggttgcggggtttgattcttggttttgtgtttgggtgggtggtatgaatggattgcgacgttggatggttggttgttgggtggttggcgTGAACggggttgcgatgttgggtgtgtggttgttgtgtgtatgtggtcagttgatgttgtgtggttggttgttgggtttgggtgggttcacattggtgttgggttGTGAATTGAtgtggggcatacgatgacgaagcaagttggcgcggatccatcaaataccgcgaCTCAAATACAAATTGCTGAGTGGTTACAGgcctaaaccatgccatatattgttgagtcggtcttgcaccttggatgactggttcgttcaagatgtgttgtcatcgattcctccattgacgacacatgtcttttgcaaagtctctccagtcagaataatctcattgtgcatcgacccttttttgatgccaattccccaaacacgtgggagattctggaatctgttgtagcattccaaattgcagtttgacccggtcactttggtgcatttccATTGTAGTGAATCAGATAATCGGTGtcatcgcccatagtcaacaaagacatgatttgaatttgcaaagcttgagtttggtagatgaaagaagtgtggtagaagaaaatacttgagtattgatgaagatgatttgatattgttgatatgagagactatttatagatgaatgagtgagtaggtttggaacctaaaaagagtgtgattggttgcatggaaaGGCAAGGGGAGACAAGAGAATGACAAAATTCAGCATGGAAGATAAAGCTAGCATGCGAGGAATCTTCTTGGCGCATGTGAAGAAAGCATATGCAAGGGAAGAGGAGCCCTTGAGtttggcgcctacatgtgatttctcacatgcaaggaagaggcgcccttcctcttggcgccttgGTGTAGGGCAATTGGAAGGGGAgcccttcctagtggcgcctGAGTGTTGTTTTGTGAAGAGGCGCCTAACCCTTTGGCGCCTCAGTTACTTTATGACGCAtagggaatgggcgcctaggtTGGAACTTAGGGCATAGAGCTCAGAGATTCTTTGATTCCCTGGTGCTTGTGTATTCTTTTCAATCTTTTCTCTGCGTGTTGGATTCCTTCAACTGCATGCATGATCAAGTCTATACAAACAATTACTAAGTTATCAATGCAACGACCAACTTACCAATGACCAACCTATTTATGTTGTGCAGttgaacaacttagcaatgcattcagtttcaattccattcaaactatctacatatttaatatttcaacacaatgtcttccacacaacattacatgatcaatgcacatgtcgaaggtgaaatatttgatcatcagttgttcgatttttgttttcgaaacacagaggtGACTCGGTTTAaaataaatcgacgatcaaatttttcacatctgaaacaaagaatagaaaagaaattgcagtgcactaatgtgggtcagatcatctacaaaaatccggtttggtttgcagaaaaccaggtaaaattttatcagaagaagattcgagatgatgatgatgttcaacatatgtttggcagtcacgaacaatccggttacaacgatatagagttgtatatattaccacatcaacaacatgagtctcagtacattgatcagtcacaagtgttttggGAGACTGATGACaaacaagctgaggtgaatgttccagacgatgaagaagaggaacctgagatcatggttgattcgatggtgaacgctgaagaggaagaggggccaataccagcaagtcatgtatattgcccaccccaacacatgacaaggttaaatttgggttcagatgaaccttcggcagatgtatggtacaattcttacgtgcaaatgcaaggatctctgaaacaaggagacacatttcgcacaaaagaggaatgtgtaaaatccattaagaaattccacatgcaactatcagcaGATTTCAaagttgacagaactgacgcatcgagGTACAGAGTTTATTGcccgaatgagcactgcctttttaggttgtcagcttcgtaccggaagaggagcgagtcttgggagattggataaatgggtccagatcacacatgcatgctgacaaacccaatgcaggatcatcgtaaattaagctctcagctaatatgcgatgaaatattgtctgtcattagcgataatccgtcgttaaaggtaagtacaataatctcgcatattagggcagagtacgagtacactccatcatataggatgacatggatagctagaacaaaagctgttgaaaaagtgtttggcaattgggaggagtcttacaaacaacttccaaaatacctgttagctctaaaacactatgctcccgggacaattgtcaagatggaaacattgcccgcatatacaccagatggtacgtgtgctgttggaaatagaatatttcaccgtctattttgggcgtatcaaccgtgtatcataggtttttctttctgtaaaccaattctacaaattgatggtacatggttgtatggaaaatacaaaggaacgttactgatggcagtggcacaagatgagaacaacaatatttttccaatcgcctttgccctagttgaaggggagactgctgtgggatggagttttttcctaagaaatctccgattgcacgttgcacctcagcctaacttgtgtttgatctctgatagacacccctcaatcatcagtgcatataataacattgacaatgactggcaaaatcctccttcgacgcatgtgttttgtattagacatattgctcagaatttcatgcgagaaatcaaagataagacgttgcgtaagaaggttgtcaatgcaggttacgcattatcagaaccttctttcaaacactaccgcgaggaaataagattgtcgaaCAAAGATGCTGttcggtggatcgatagtattccattggagaagtggactagggcatacgacaacggttagcgttggggccacatgacaacaaattTTGTGGAATCAATaaactctgtcttcaaaggcatccgtaacctaccaataaccgctttggtgcaagCTACATATTTCAAGCTAGGGGTGTTGTTTGAAACCAGAtgctcaaaatggagttcagtgttgcaatctggacagttgttcagtgatgcttcaatgaaattcattagacatgaagctggcaaagcaaacacacacgtggttacgaTATTTGACCAAACTAAAGATTGGTTtagtgttgtcgagtccatggatcacaatgagggcatgccgatgggacagtacagagtcaaactagatagaggttggtgcgactgcaGAAGGTTCCAAGTctttcgtaccccctgctcccatgtcattgcggcatgctcaaaggttcgaagggatccatcccACTTGCTATCCGAAGTTTACAAAGTCGTCAacctttcaaatgtttataaaattagtttttcggtagtggcaaaagaggattattggccagaatatcaaggggacattgtttggcacaacgaagttatgcgaaggaagaaaaagggtcgccctaacagcacccgtattcgaaccgaaatggatacaacgaacaaaatggttagactatgtagttcatgtcgtcaaccaggtcacaaccgtaataactgtcctagtgttggaacgagcacaaccagataaattcagatGTACCTTTGTTGCtatatatgaaaaactaaatttatttcaaagtacctctgttgcaatatatggaaaactaaatttacttcatagtagacgtctgtgacgaaaagacagttgttcataaaaaataacacaaacaattaaaacaactagaatacaaaaactatgcgattacaaccatcaaaacaattttgaacatgtaatgcatcatcctacgagcgtcttggtcggtcttaatatccaccaaTTCGCGCACTTCTCCGTGTTAGTTGAACGTGGACATAAGtcattgtattcttctaatccgttcatcctctccaatttctccctctaaccaactgtacaacgtccgattaagacgttcaaacgtatatgtgttccaaagtcgaacctgtattggagccgcaacggcagaaaatattacatcagcatttcgtttctgaatgtatgcagacattgttgaaacaaAGAAAATTGAAATTTATGGTTGAACTAGACTAGGAgatgaatttgagtgaaaataattgtatgcaagacgtggtatttatagagacaGAACATCTATTGGACAAAACACGTGGGCGCCAGATGAATTGACACCCACATGACCATCACAAGCAGGCGCCACACGAATTGACGCTCACCATTAAAAATACACACAGGCACCAGAGGTATTGGTgcctcctcatgagggccaatgcaggcgccacaagcattgacgcctcctcatgaggcccaatgcacGTGCGCCAATGCTACTGACGCCTCCTCTTATTAGTATGGgggtgcgccaattcatctgacgcatcctctaccaaacttgattattttggtattttttttgaaaaattgattattttagaatattttttttaaaaaatttagtTATTTTGAAAAGAAATTCTTTTGAAGAGAGATTTGTCATCTATTGTAATTTTAAGTATTAGTTTTTAAAATTTGCGCCAGGAGGATATCCAATTTTCTAAAAAAAAACACTCAAACACACTCAACACCAATGTAGGTCACGTGCTCCTTGCATATCCAATGCTACTGTCTGATTTTGTTTAGTTCCGCCGCTTACCAAAAGCTGAACAAACGCCGAACCGGAAAACAGAGCACCGCTTCATCAACCTACTACGCCCACTACTCATTACTCAACACAAACAAACCCTattttcttctctttctctaaGTTCACTTCAATTTCCCCAACTTTACAATGGCTGCGCTATGATTAACATGTAAATTTTCATGGCGGTGAAATGCTTATTCCGCACCAGAGTTCACTTCCAACAACCACGTTTCTTCAGGTTCTATTCTCCCAATTCTTCCGCGTTGTTGTTGGAAGATGAAACTCCAAATTTCAATGCTCCAGTTCCTAAAACCCCGATGAAATTATCTCGTTTGGTTGTTAAGGTGTTCAAGTCCTTAAATTGGGGGGTTGCAAGGGAAGTAAGGTTCAAAGGTTTGGTTCAAACTCATGGTTTTTATCACTCAATCAATTCCTTTAGAATGATCATTCACACCTATTCTTTGGCTGGTATGAGTTTGGAAGTCTTTATTTTGCTTAGAGATATTGTTGGGTACTATAAAGAGGAAAACCTAGACGCATTCGAGTTGTTTTCGGTTTTGCTTGATTCGCCACACCATGTGAAAAGGTCTGGTTTTGTGTTTGATATGCTTATGAAAGTTTTTGCTTCAAACTCTATGCTTGAACATGCCTATTATGTGTTTGTTAGTGCTAGGGATGTTGGGATTCAGCCGAATATAATGTCTTGTAATTTCTTGTTGAAATGTTTGGTAGAAGCAAATAGAGTGGATGGTGTGAGATGTTTCTTTGAGGATTTGAAAAACTTTGGTCCAAAGATGAATATCCACACTTATACAATCATGATGAACTTTTATTGTAGAGATGTTGGGTGCAGTGCTGATATTAGGCGAGCTTCTGAGATTCTAGGAAAGATATATAGGAGTGGGGAAACCCCGACTGTTGTTACGTATAGTACTTATATTAAGGGACTTTGTAAAGTTGGTTCTATTGAGGCTGCGTTGAAGTTAATTTGTGACTTGCACCGAAAAAACCAGCCTCTCAATAGTCATTGTTTTAATGCTGTCATATATGGATTTTGTCAAAGAGGTGCAGTAGATGAAGCTTCAATAGTTTTGGAAGAAATGAAAAACTGTGTAATACTTCCCGATGTTTATAGTTATAGCATTTTAGTTGATGCGTTTTGCAAGAATGGAGATGATAAGAGAGCTATTGACTTGATGACAGATATGAAGCTCTATGGAATAAAACCATCCATTGTTAGCTATACTTCTCTCATTCGCGGTCTATGCAAGAATAGGCCGATGCAAAGCTTGATGAATATTTTCCATGAAATCGGAGCTTCAGGTTGCAAATATGATCAGATTATGTATGAAACTTTAGTTGATGGATTTTGCAGGAAAGGTGACATGCATTCAGCTATCAATGTTATGGAGGAGATGAGTGGCAATAATTTTGCTCCCTCTGCTTTTAGTTATTGCAGTCTAATTAGAGGGTTCTACAAATTGAGACAATTCAGTAACGCATTGAAAATTTATGGTATCATGCAAAAAAGGGGTTTCTGGCCAGATACAATCACTTGCAATCATATTCTTAGTATTTACTGCAGGGAACGTGAATTCAATGAAGCTTTGGCGTTGTCGGAGAAATTCCAAGAACACGGAGTCAACCTCAACCCATATTCATATAATGAATTCATCCACATGCTTTGTAGAGAACATTTTCCAGAAAAGGCACTGCAGCTTCTGCCACTAATGCTTAAAAAGAATGTACTTCCTGGAGTTGTTAATTATAGCACACTTATAACTGGCTTTGTCAAACATTCAAATTCTAAAAAGGCCGTGATGTTATTCACAAGAATGACAAAAGTAGGAATCACTTTCAACGTCAAAACATATACATTTCTTATGGACCAATGTATCCGTAATTGCAAAAGGCGTTTAGCATACTACTTATTTGAGGAAATGAAAGAAAGGGGTGTATATCCAGATCAGAAAGCATATAATACTCTAATAATTGCCTTTTGTAATGCTGAAGAGATGATTATGGCACAGGCATTATATTATGAAATGTTGCGGGAGGGCTGTTCACCAGATGTAATTACTTATACTAGTTTGAGTAATGCATATTGGAAGTTAAACATGATAGACCAGGCTCATAAGTTGTATGATGAAATGAGGGCAACTCTTTTGTCCTGATTATGTAAGGTTCTGCGTCTGAAAGCTGGTGCAATTAGGTAGCTCTGCCAAGGCTTCCATTATATCCAGTTGGTATGTGTTTTGACATAACTTTTTTCTTCTCATGTTTTGACATCTCTATATTATATACTTACGTTACTCAACTTGCTATTGAACTGATAAACCATTTTAAACTGTTTGATCGAATATTCGTTATAAAACCTGTGTGCTTAGTAAATGTATCACTCACTGTCACCCACGTATCGTGTTATTTGTTTTGGGTAAAAATATAGCTATTTATTATCATACTGTACTAGCTTGTTATTTTGTGAGTAATATTTGAACCATCATTTTTAAGTCAATAAAATGAGATTCATAATGCTAACATGAAATGTTTCATTTCATACATATTGAATTTCACATTTCTATGTACAAACACAATTACATTTTGGGTTATACAAGAATATTCTGTATAACATTTTCCAAAACAGggcatatatatatatagtctAGCACTGTAAAAGTTCACTTAAATCGTACTCATCATCCTAAAGCCTAATTGATTAAAAATATCAATAGTAATCATATAGTATTACATTACATGTATGACACATTAAgtatttgtttatttatttatttatttatttttaatattgaATATTAATGCAAAAGTCTTCCACCTGCAGCTAAACAAATGTTTTGGGTCCATTCCTGCTGTGATTTACCAAATATCTTCATATTTTCCAATTCTATGTTGACCCACTTTATATCGTCAAGTTAAATTAAACCACAAATGCTGGTTTCTATGAAATGATATATTTTTGTTGCAGTAAATAATAGTAACGAGGATTATAACATTGAAGATATTAAAAGAATTTAGTATTAGTAATTTATTATTATAATCATCCTCATCTTTTTTGCTTGTCACGTGTGTAACAAAACAGGAAGGTCAAATATTTTGAATTCGGATTAGGTGCAGTCGCCACTCCATGCAGTCAGCTGGAGCCAGCAATCGGACAGCCTCAAACTTGCTGACTGCATGCAGTCATTGACTTGTGACTGCACACAAGCCAGATCCAAATATTTCATTTCCAGTGCAATGATCCAAGGAAGACAAATTGGATTGGGTCCGTAAAGAGAGTCAAACATGGTAAGTTAAATGGAATACCCATGTCATTGTCAATAATTGATACTTGAAACACCATATTTCCTGCTAAGATTAGCACCACTTTTGAAGAGTGCTTTTCTGTGAACTATTTAACACTTTAACACAGTTATTTTCTACGTCTTTCCCTTTTGATTGTTATCTGATGTTCACTGTCATATTATGACAAGTCGGGACAATGAATTCATTTTCTATAAAAAGGTCAAATCATCGTGATCATATAAAAGCGATTGAAATGCAAGATGTAGTCGCTGCAAAAGTGGAGGTGGTTGTCTATTCATATTTATAAACATTAGGACTACTAACTACTACTAGTGTAATTGGCACGTAAAGTCCAGATGTTGGAGTCATAGTAAGATGGTGAGATAATATACCAAATTCATGAAAATTCATAATTATATTAATTACGGGAATTCTATAAAAGAAGGTTAAGATTCAGATTGAAATTGTTGATGTGTTGTATTGTGTGAGCCGAGCTCCTTTACTATTGGATAAAAGCTACCCAGTCTGCTTTGTTTTTCTTTTTTGAGTCTCATATACTTGATGATAGGAGGCATTTTACATTTGATGATAATTATAAAAAACTATTTGGAGTATTCAAATATCCTTGAAGTAACAGGAAGGTTGCATTTTCTTGTGCAGCAAAGCTTCGACTTTTGATAGGCAACTTTAGAACACAATTT includes these proteins:
- the LOC127119767 gene encoding pentatricopeptide repeat-containing protein At5g39710 → MAVKCLFRTRVHFQQPRFFRFYSPNSSALLLEDETPNFNAPVPKTPMKLSRLVVKVFKSLNWGVAREVRFKGLVQTHGFYHSINSFRMIIHTYSLAGMSLEVFILLRDIVGYYKEENLDAFELFSVLLDSPHHVKRSGFVFDMLMKVFASNSMLEHAYYVFVSARDVGIQPNIMSCNFLLKCLVEANRVDGVRCFFEDLKNFGPKMNIHTYTIMMNFYCRDVGCSADIRRASEILGKIYRSGETPTVVTYSTYIKGLCKVGSIEAALKLICDLHRKNQPLNSHCFNAVIYGFCQRGAVDEASIVLEEMKNCVILPDVYSYSILVDAFCKNGDDKRAIDLMTDMKLYGIKPSIVSYTSLIRGLCKNRPMQSLMNIFHEIGASGCKYDQIMYETLVDGFCRKGDMHSAINVMEEMSGNNFAPSAFSYCSLIRGFYKLRQFSNALKIYGIMQKRGFWPDTITCNHILSIYCREREFNEALALSEKFQEHGVNLNPYSYNEFIHMLCREHFPEKALQLLPLMLKKNVLPGVVNYSTLITGFVKHSNSKKAVMLFTRMTKVGITFNVKTYTFLMDQCIRNCKRRLAYYLFEEMKERGVYPDQKAYNTLIIAFCNAEEMIMAQALYYEMLREGCSPDVITYTSLSNAYWKLNMIDQAHKLYDEMRATLLS